A window of the Deltaproteobacteria bacterium genome harbors these coding sequences:
- a CDS encoding transcriptional repressor has protein sequence MSNFVESALHSLKQSGFRLTEQRRAVLEVLANARIPLTPTEVHQRIKGRGRSMDLVSVYRILETFEQNGLVHHVLAGNTYKACSHYFDSGDKRHSHDHDRAHEGHHCHHLAICTQCGKSYEFACPELAAIASQVSQQSGIQISKHILELQGTCKTCQPG, from the coding sequence ATGTCCAACTTTGTCGAATCGGCCCTGCATTCACTCAAGCAGTCGGGGTTCCGTCTGACCGAACAACGGCGGGCAGTGCTGGAAGTGCTGGCTAATGCCCGAATCCCGCTGACGCCGACGGAAGTCCACCAGCGGATCAAGGGCCGCGGCCGGTCCATGGATCTTGTGAGCGTTTACCGGATTCTGGAAACCTTCGAACAGAACGGCCTCGTCCATCATGTTTTGGCAGGCAACACCTACAAGGCCTGCTCGCACTATTTCGATTCCGGCGACAAGCGCCATAGCCACGATCACGACCGCGCCCATGAGGGCCACCACTGCCATCACCTGGCGATCTGTACGCAGTGCGGGAAATCGTACGAGTTTGCCTGCCCGGAACTTGCCGCCATCGCCAGCCAGGTCTCCCAGCAGAGTGGTATCCAGATCAGCAAGCACATCCTCGAGCTTCAGGGAACCTGCAAAACCTGCCAGCCGGGTTAG